In the genome of Streptomyces sp. SLBN-118, the window CGTGACCGCGCTGCTGCTCATCCTCACGGAAGGTGTCCTTTGCGGACGTCTTGCCCGGTACGCGATGAACGCCTACCTGGGGCAGGGGCAGGTGCCCCCGCGGTTGCTCGGACGGGCGGCGGCGGTGACGGTCGCGTCGGTGTCCGCAGTGGTGATGCTGTCGGTGACGGTCGATCTGACCGGACTGCTGCCGACGATGCTGGCGGCGTCACTCGTGCCGTTCCTCACCGTGCACTGTCTGCTCGTACGCAATCGGATCACGGCCCTGATCCAGCTGGTGGTGCTCGTCCTGCTGTGCCCCCTGGCCCTGCTGACCGGCCGCCCGGCCGCCGAGGCGGCGTTCACCGTCGTGGCCGTCGGCTTTGTCACCGGGTGGATGGCGTTCACGGCCCGGGCGTCGATGTGGGTACTGGCCGTGATGTGGGAGCTGCGCGAGGCGCGTGACGTACAGGCGCGGCTCGCGGTCGCCGAGGAAAGGCTGCGCTTCGGCCGCGATCTGCACGACGTACTGGGCCGGAACCTCGCCGTCATCGCGCTCAAGAGCGAGCTGGCGGTACAGCTGGCCCGGCGCGAACGGGCGGAGGCGGTGGACCAGATGAGCGAGGTCCAGCGCATCGCACAGGAATCGCAGCGAGAGGTACGGGACGTGGTGCGCGGCTACCGCGAGGCGGACCTGCGGGTGGAACTGGAGGGCGCTCGGGGTGTGTTGTCCGCGGCGGGAATCGCCTGCACCGTCGATGCGGGGGACGGGGAGCTGCCCGGCGATGTCCAGTCGGCGCTGGGATGGGTGGTCCGGGAGGCCGCGACGAACGTGCTGCGGCACGGCGACGCGCGGCGCTGCACGATCTCGGTGCGTGCCGAGGAC includes:
- a CDS encoding sensor histidine kinase, which encodes MRVKGWSGRSGLAKVDLYTRGTIHLIVWLGVIGLTLPVLSRPVREKEQLALVVTALLLILTEGVLCGRLARYAMNAYLGQGQVPPRLLGRAAAVTVASVSAVVMLSVTVDLTGLLPTMLAASLVPFLTVHCLLVRNRITALIQLVVLVLLCPLALLTGRPAAEAAFTVVAVGFVTGWMAFTARASMWVLAVMWELREARDVQARLAVAEERLRFGRDLHDVLGRNLAVIALKSELAVQLARRERAEAVDQMSEVQRIAQESQREVRDVVRGYREADLRVELEGARGVLSAAGIACTVDAGDGELPGDVQSALGWVVREAATNVLRHGDARRCTISVRAEDDAVVLVIENDGAAGKGSGTAGSGLAGLRERLFAVDGTLEAGPSRGGHFRVTARVPVADDTKEAV